The DNA sequence GTTACCTGGTCATTGTGGGTAGTAGTAATGCCGTCAATTTAACGGATGGCCTGGATGGCCTAGTCATCATGCCCGTGATTTTGGTCGGCGCTGCATTGGGCGCGTTTGCCTATGTAATGGGTAACGCAATTTATGCCAAGTATTTACTATTCCCATTCATTCCTGGCGCAGGTGAGTTGATGATTTTCTGCGGCGCTATGGGTGGAGCGGGCCTTGCCTTCCTTTGGTACAACACCCATCCTGCGCAGGTCTTCATGGGCGATGTTGGCGCTTTAGCCCTAGGCGGCGCCCTTGGAACCATTGCGGTCATTGTGCGCCAAGAGATTGTTTTGTTTGTGATGGGCGGCATTTTTGTTGCCGAAACGGTTTCCGTGATGATGCAGGTGATTTGGTTTAAGTACACCAAAAAACGCTATGGCGAAGGACGCCGTATTTTTCGGATGGCGCCACTGCACCACCATTTTGAACTGGGTGGCTGGCGTGAAACCCAAGTCGTTGTTCGTTTTTGGATCATCACTATTTTGTTGGTGTTGGTTGGTTTATCAAGCTTGAAATTACGGTAATTAGTAGACGATGCGCAATGTAAAAGATCCTTTTGTACGCCCAGAACTGAGTAGAGCGGAGGCCCTCTCAGTTGAGCCAACACGCTTTTTAATTCTGGGGCTGGGCGAGTCTGGAATCGCAATGACCAATTGGTGCTTGCGTCATGGTGCGCATACCTGCTTGGTTGATACGCGCGAGCGAAGCGCCCTCAATGAAAAGCAGCAGGCGCAGTTAAGCGAACTGGAGTTTGCTGGTCTAACCGACATGCATTTTGGTAGTTGGAACTCCAGTTTTTTGGATCAGATTGATGTGATTGGTATATCGCCGGGACTATCGCCAATTGCAGAGCCAGCACAATCAATTTTGGCAGCGGCACAGGAAAAAGGTATTCCGGTGTGGAGCGAGATCGAGTTCTTTGCCCGCGGTATTGCGGCCTTGGAACGGGAATCGATTATTGAGTCATCTGATTCCGATGCTTGGACCTATGCGCCAAAAATCGTTGCCATTACTGGTACCAATGGTAAAACAACCACAACGGCGCTAGTTGGTCAGTTGTGTGAGCGTGCCGGCAAAACGGTGGCAGTGGCTGGCAATATTAGTCCCGCAGCATTGGATAAGTTAATGGCTTGTCTGGATAGCGCCGATGGTTTACGTGATCTGCCCGAGTTGTGGGTACTTGAGCTATCGAGCTTTCAACTGCACTTTACCTATAGCCTTAACCCGAGCGCAGCAACGGTTCTCAATTTAAGTCAGGATCACTTGGACTGGCATGGGGATATGCAGGCCTACGCAACTGCAAAAGCTGCCATTTTTGGACCTAGCAGTATTTGCATTGTGAACCGGGATGAGATTGAATTAAATCGTTTGCTGAGCAGTCAATTGGAAGATCGGCAGATCATTCACTTTGGCTCAAATCGGCCGGATGAGCCGGGATCATTTGGTATTGAGCGCGATCCTCAGGCCGGCGGAATTGATTGGTTGGTGTGGGCTGAGGTGGATGAGGATGCCGAGTTAGAAAAGCCGAAGCGGCGACGTAAAGTGGCAGCCGTAGAAGCCGAACCGATTCGTTTGAAGCGTTTAATTCCGGCGGATGCGTTACGTATTCGCGGAAAACACAATGCCCTCAATGCCCTTGCTGCCTTGGCATTGGCTCGCGCAGTCGGCTTGCCGCTCAACAAATTGCTGCATGGGTTGCGCGAGTACCGCGGTGAACCCCATCGCGTTCAAAGCGTTGCCATCATTCGGGATGTGGAGTACGTCGATGACAGCAAAGGAACCAATGTAGGCGCTACCGTTGCAGCTCTAAATGGCCTGGGTGATACGGCTGGCGCGAAAAAGATTTGGTTAATTGCGGGCGGCGATGGCAAAGGCCAAGATTTTTCGCCCCTCTTTGATCCAGTGCAGCGTTTTGCAAAAGGCGTTCTATTGATTGGTAAAGATGCGCCGCTTATTCAGGATGCGCTGCAAGCAACCGGTGTTGCAGTAGAGCGCTGTGAAACGATTACAGTCGCTGTGAAAACTGCCTCAGAGCGCGCAGCTTCAGGGGATGTGGTTCTGCTTTCGCCGGCATGCGCCAGCTTTGATCAGTTCAAGGACTACGTTCACCGTGCCGCTGTCTTTGTATCTGAGGTAGAAGAGCTGGGCATGCAGTTTTCCGACTCCAGCCTTGAAGCCGATTGCTCGTCTGGAGTAAGCGTATGAATCTAAATCGCTTTTGGAACTATTCCCGTGGCGGTATCACTGGCTTTCGAACTGGCTTACGTGATGCGGTTACAGGGGTAGAGCAAACGCGTTCGCGCATGATGGAATATGACCAGCTGCTGGTATGGGCGGTTGTTTCATTGGCGCTCATTGGCTTGGTGATGGTGTACTCAGCATCGATTACCTTGGCCGATGGTCCAAAGTATAAAAATTACAGTAGTAATCACTTTTTGATACGGCACTTGATTTCGCTCACGATTGCGACGGTAGTGGGCTTGTGTGTGTTTCGGATACCCGTGAAGGCGTGGGATAAGCTTGCGCCGATTCTATTTGGAATAACGATCCTGTTGTTAATTGCCGTCCTGATCCCTGGGATCGGTAAAGGCGTTAACGGAGCGCGCCGCTGGATCTCCTTCGGGTTTATGAATTTCCAGCCATCGGAGCTGATGAAGTTTGCCGTTGTCATTTTTGCTGCGAGCTATACCGTTCAGCGCCAAGAGTATCTTCACTCGTTTGTGAAAGGCTTGGTACCGATGGGTGTCGCTGTCATGATCATTGGCGCATTACTGCTATGGCAGCCGGATATGGGCGCTTTTGTAGTGATTGCTTTAATTGCCTTTGGCATTCTTTTCTTAGGCGGAATTAATGTGAAATTGTTTGGTGGCTTAGTGGTTGCTGGAATTTCGAGCGCCGCCATCATCATTGCGCTCTCGCCATTTCGCCGCGAACGCATCTTTGCATTCCTAGATCCCTGGGCGGCGGATCACGCTGCCAATAAAGGCTATCAATTAACGCATTCGCTCATGGCTTTTGGGCGGGGCGAGTGGTTTGGTACTGGCCTTGGCGGCAGTGTCGAAAAATTGCATTACCTGCCCGAAGCGCATACCGATTTCATCTTGGCCGTGATTGGTGAGGAGCTCGGTTTTGCTGGAGTGCTCGTCATTATATTTTTGTTCTATTGGATTGTGCGCCGCGCTTTTCTGATTGGTCGAACTTCATTGCAATTGGATCGCAGTTTTGCCGGCTTGGTAGCAAAAGGCATTGGGATCTGGATTGGATGGCAAGCCTTCATCAATATGGCAGTGAATTTAGGTCTGCTGCCGACAAAAGGATTAACACTGCCCTTAATTAGCTATGGCGGCTCGGGAATTTTGATGAATGCCGTTGCGATTGCAGTCCTACTCAAGATTGATTATGAAAACCGTGTATTGATGCGAGGAGGGAAGTTATGAATAAGCCCTCTATCTTAGTCATGGCTGGTGGCACTGGCGGGCATATCTTCCCTGGATTAGCCGTTGCCGAGCTTTTGCAAACGCGAGGCTGGCAGGTTTCTTGGTTGGGTAATGCGACTGGCATGGAATACCGTTTGGTACCGAGTCGCGGGTTTCCGTTTGAGGCTGTTAATTTTGGCGGCCTGCGCGGTAAGGGCCTGCTGACTAAGCTAATGCTGCCCTTTAATTTAGCAAGAGCATGTATACAAAGCTGGCAGATTATTCGTAGGCTCAAGCCCAGTGTGGTACTGGGCATGGGCGGCTACATCACCTTTCCGGGTGGATTAATGAGCGCCTTACTGAAGCGTCCACTGGTTTTGCATGAGGCAAACTCAGTTGCTGGCAGTGCCAATCGTTATCTCTCCAAGATTGCGACTAAAACCCTGACGGGATTCCCTAATACCCTGCCCGAAGGCGAGTGGGTTGGCAATCCGATTCGCAGTGAGTTTGAGTCAATAGCGTCGCCCGCTGAGCGTTACTGCGCGCGTACTGGCCCGCTGTCATTGTTAGTCGTCGGCGGTAGTTTGGGTGCCGCCGCTCTCAATGAAACAATTCCCGCTGCGTTAGCGCTAATACCTGCAGAAGAAAGGCCGCTTGTATTGCATCAGGCGGGTGAAAAACACGTCGCTGAACTCAAGCAACGCTATGCCGATTGTGGTGTTGTTGCGGATGTTCGCGCTTTTATTGGTGATATGGCGGAGGCATATGCTGTAGCTGATCTCGTCATCTGCCGTTCGGGTGCAATGACCGTCTCAGAGGTTGCCGCCTGCGGTGTTGCCGCTTGCTTCGTGCCATTTCCATTTGCCATTGACGATCACCAAACTGCGAACGCAGCATTTTTATCAACAGCAGATGCGGCTAAGTTATGGCCACAAACTGAGCTCAATCCAAGCGCACTGGCTGCTTGGTTGCAAACTTTACGGCGCCCTGAACTAATGGCAATGGCAGAGCGTGCTCGCGCACTAGCAAAGATGCAAGCAACGGAGCGCGTGGCAGCCATTTGCGCTGAATCTGCAGGAGTAAAGCAATGAAGCATATTGTTCAGCAAATTCATTTTGTCGGTATTGGCGGCGCTGGCATGAGCGGCATTGCCGAAGTGCTACTGAATTTGGGATACCAAGTTTCGGGTTCTGATTTAGCCGAAAGCGCGACAACGAAACGCTTACGTGAGCTGGGCGCCGATATTCAGATTGGGCACAAGGCTAGCCATGTTGGCACTGCTGAGGCTGTCGTGATTTCAACAGCAGTCGCTGGCAACAATCCTGAAGTGATTGCTGCACGCGCTGCAAAAATTCCGATTATTCAGCGGGCGGTAATGCTGGGTGAGCTGATGCGCTTAAAGCAAGGCATTGCCATCGCAGGCACACATGGAAAAACTACCACTACGAGTTTGGTTGCTTCGGTACTGGCGGAAGGGGGTCTTGATCCTACTTTTGTAATTGGCGGAAAACTCAATTCAGCCAATGCCAATGCACGCTTGGGGCAGGGCGATTTTATTGTGGTCGAGGCAGATGAATCGGATGCCTCATTCTTGCAGTTATTTCCGGCGATGGAAGTCATCACCAACATTGATGCTGATCACATGGACACGTATCAGCATGATATGGCGCGCCTCAAGCAAGCGTTTGTGCAATTTACGCAGCGCATGCCCTTTTATGGCATTGCGATTGTGTGCGCAGACGATGCCAACGTGCGGGATCTGATTCCATTTGTATCCCAACCCATTCTGAAATACGGCACTGCTGATGATGCCGATATTCGCGCGCACCACATTCAGGCGGATGGAACGCGGATGCGCTTTACGGTGGAGCGCCGTACGATTCGACGCCATGGTGCTAAGCCCGGACCCTTGCAAATCGAGCTGAACCTTCCAGGATTGCACAACGTGCGCAATGCCCTTGCCGCGATTGGTATAGCGACCGAATTGGGTATACGCGATGAAGCCATTGTGAAGGCCTTAGCCGAATTTAGTGGCGTTGGCAGGCGCTTCCAACGCTACGGTGATATTGCTTTGACACAGGGTGGAAGCTTCACCTTGATTGATGATTATGGACACCACCCCGTTGAAATGGCAGCCACCTTGGCGGCAGCACGTGGGGCCTATCCGGGTCGCCGATTAGTCTTGGCATTTCAGCCCCATCGCTACACGCGAACACGCGATTGTTTTGGTGACTTTGTGGATGTGTTGCGCGGCTTCGATGCCTTGGTTTTGACGGACGTATATCCTGCGGGAGAGCCCCGCATCAAAGGTGCTGATGGGGAGAGTCTCTTTA is a window from the Polynucleobacter difficilis genome containing:
- the murD gene encoding UDP-N-acetylmuramoyl-L-alanine--D-glutamate ligase — its product is MRNVKDPFVRPELSRAEALSVEPTRFLILGLGESGIAMTNWCLRHGAHTCLVDTRERSALNEKQQAQLSELEFAGLTDMHFGSWNSSFLDQIDVIGISPGLSPIAEPAQSILAAAQEKGIPVWSEIEFFARGIAALERESIIESSDSDAWTYAPKIVAITGTNGKTTTTALVGQLCERAGKTVAVAGNISPAALDKLMACLDSADGLRDLPELWVLELSSFQLHFTYSLNPSAATVLNLSQDHLDWHGDMQAYATAKAAIFGPSSICIVNRDEIELNRLLSSQLEDRQIIHFGSNRPDEPGSFGIERDPQAGGIDWLVWAEVDEDAELEKPKRRRKVAAVEAEPIRLKRLIPADALRIRGKHNALNALAALALARAVGLPLNKLLHGLREYRGEPHRVQSVAIIRDVEYVDDSKGTNVGATVAALNGLGDTAGAKKIWLIAGGDGKGQDFSPLFDPVQRFAKGVLLIGKDAPLIQDALQATGVAVERCETITVAVKTASERAASGDVVLLSPACASFDQFKDYVHRAAVFVSEVEELGMQFSDSSLEADCSSGVSV
- the ftsW gene encoding putative lipid II flippase FtsW — translated: MNLNRFWNYSRGGITGFRTGLRDAVTGVEQTRSRMMEYDQLLVWAVVSLALIGLVMVYSASITLADGPKYKNYSSNHFLIRHLISLTIATVVGLCVFRIPVKAWDKLAPILFGITILLLIAVLIPGIGKGVNGARRWISFGFMNFQPSELMKFAVVIFAASYTVQRQEYLHSFVKGLVPMGVAVMIIGALLLWQPDMGAFVVIALIAFGILFLGGINVKLFGGLVVAGISSAAIIIALSPFRRERIFAFLDPWAADHAANKGYQLTHSLMAFGRGEWFGTGLGGSVEKLHYLPEAHTDFILAVIGEELGFAGVLVIIFLFYWIVRRAFLIGRTSLQLDRSFAGLVAKGIGIWIGWQAFINMAVNLGLLPTKGLTLPLISYGGSGILMNAVAIAVLLKIDYENRVLMRGGKL
- the murG gene encoding undecaprenyldiphospho-muramoylpentapeptide beta-N-acetylglucosaminyltransferase → MNKPSILVMAGGTGGHIFPGLAVAELLQTRGWQVSWLGNATGMEYRLVPSRGFPFEAVNFGGLRGKGLLTKLMLPFNLARACIQSWQIIRRLKPSVVLGMGGYITFPGGLMSALLKRPLVLHEANSVAGSANRYLSKIATKTLTGFPNTLPEGEWVGNPIRSEFESIASPAERYCARTGPLSLLVVGGSLGAAALNETIPAALALIPAEERPLVLHQAGEKHVAELKQRYADCGVVADVRAFIGDMAEAYAVADLVICRSGAMTVSEVAACGVAACFVPFPFAIDDHQTANAAFLSTADAAKLWPQTELNPSALAAWLQTLRRPELMAMAERARALAKMQATERVAAICAESAGVKQ
- the murC gene encoding UDP-N-acetylmuramate--L-alanine ligase; the protein is MKHIVQQIHFVGIGGAGMSGIAEVLLNLGYQVSGSDLAESATTKRLRELGADIQIGHKASHVGTAEAVVISTAVAGNNPEVIAARAAKIPIIQRAVMLGELMRLKQGIAIAGTHGKTTTTSLVASVLAEGGLDPTFVIGGKLNSANANARLGQGDFIVVEADESDASFLQLFPAMEVITNIDADHMDTYQHDMARLKQAFVQFTQRMPFYGIAIVCADDANVRDLIPFVSQPILKYGTADDADIRAHHIQADGTRMRFTVERRTIRRHGAKPGPLQIELNLPGLHNVRNALAAIGIATELGIRDEAIVKALAEFSGVGRRFQRYGDIALTQGGSFTLIDDYGHHPVEMAATLAAARGAYPGRRLVLAFQPHRYTRTRDCFGDFVDVLRGFDALVLTDVYPAGEPRIKGADGESLFKATCSNDLEAKSALLKNADSSYVAKVADMPVAITTMLRDGDVVITMGAGSISTLPAILSGAQHA